The sequence below is a genomic window from Lolium perenne isolate Kyuss_39 chromosome 4, Kyuss_2.0, whole genome shotgun sequence.
TTGAAAAGCTAGTAATCTTATCTATATATGAGAGGTTGACTCTTTGAAAAAGATAATATAAaaggtttctacccctagccttaGATATGTGAATTGTGAGTGGTACTACGAAAAACACAGAGGAATAGGGTCAGGCCACAAACTCTAACAAAACAAGTGCTCGATGTGTGATAGAAATTATCCCGTGGCTCTCCTAACAAATCAAAACCCAAATCAACTACGAAATAAGACGACCTGAAATTAAGCAGTTTTGACATTCACATCACTCAAGATGAAAAAAGAAGGCTTCTTTTACAGTACCTTTTACCACTTCCAGAGAGGGAGAGGTATGATTTGAAGTAACGGTCAGGATTAAGCGACCTAGATTAGGCCCAGCAATCCAACAAAACTTAAATAACAAGAAAAAAGTTAAGTTAATAGTGGCCCGGCCCAGCAATCGCCTATCGAGTTTCCCAAGACGCAACCTCCGCCAGCGTGCGACGCCGCCGCCAGATCgagcagggacgccgccgcctcaTCCACTCCCTGCCCCATCGTCCAGCGACTCCGCCGCTCCACGTCGCACAAGGATACTTCCAAGACGTCTCGGCTCCGTGCTGCATTGCCACCGTCGTTGGTAGCGGTTCAGGTACGCAAGCTTCGACGCCGTAGACGGTTCCTCTTCCGATATGATAGATTAGTCAAATTGCTAGCCAAGTTCAATCAGCTAGTTAGCTATTTGTACCAAGTGCTTTGCAGTCAGCCACGTTATGAGAGCATACATGTGATGAAAATAACTTTTTCGTGCGGTCATAGCCCCTGTCGCTAGCTGGCCCTTGTAGCTAAAGAGTTGGAATTTAGAACTGGTGTCGTCATCAAGGCCAACTGAATCAAGTAACTTGGCTTAGTACATCAAATGTTGATGGCTGTTTCCCTGTAGTTTTGTCCCTGTGAGACGTCTGAGTAGTTATCATTAGATCAGAGCAGACAGATATCTTACCGGCCGTATGAACAAAGATAAAATTTGTCATAAAGTTCGTTTTTCGTTATTGATTGTTCTATTCTACCCAAGAGTCCTCCTATTTGTTACTGCTAGTGAGCTAAAGATGGATTTGAACCTGATAGACATGTTTGGTCTGAACAAATGGACCGGTACTGCGAATTCGGCAACATGGCGATACAACTTTGTTCAAAGCTTCAATGAGCATCGCAGAAATCACAAAGTGTGATAGATTTTTTTAAGAGTATTTCATATGAGCAAGAGGAGAATGATGAGGCCGGCGAGAATGACGGCAATACTATGTCCAGAACATTTGGTCCGTTGCCTACATACTTTTCATGGGTGAACCAAGCTTTTACAGTTTTACTGGCAGAGGTCCGGATCCAATTCCGATAAATACGAGAGGTGCTCCATTTATGAAGAGGCCTAAGGAGTTTTACAAGAGATTCAGTGTACAAAGGTAACTGCTATCTTCATTGTATCTATATTGCCAATCAATTTTTTTCTAGGATGGTATGCATATTATTTACTGGCGCATTTTCTTTATACATATACCAGGTGGTTTGTGATTTGAGGAAAGAAGTATCAAGAACTAGATAATACTGTATGGATGCTGCATTGCTGCTCCTCAGGGGATGCTTGATCACTGGTTATGCATTGACAAGATATCTGTTACACGTAAAGAGCAACGGAGAAGTAATGAGTACTTGGCTGGTTGCAGTTTTGCTATGTTATTATTACAGGAGCTATTTGTTGTTAAAACTGAATGTACTTGCAAGAGTGATTCTAGTTAATTTGCTTGATGTATTTGGTACTTATTTGCTGTCAAATAGTTTGAAATATAGTTTCAGTCCTTCCAACATCATACAATTGTTGCCTGGCGTGCAGCCGGGTCAATTTCAATCATGAGAAATGCCACTTTGAGCCAGGTCGAGTTCAAGATGCCACTTTAGAAGAAAAGGGCCTCGCCCCGATTCCATTTTTGCAAATGAAACCAACATACAACATTCAGTTTTAACAAGTACGCACCAGGAACACTCTAACTACAGTGCCCAGGAGGCCTAAGGCCTAACAAAACATAGAAGTATACAGACTGTTTGTGTTTTCACTCACTCTCACAGCAAACATATATCTACCCACAGGCCCAAACATATACACTGTCAGCAAAGGAACTAACCTAAACTACAGTCTCGGAGAGCTCCAATCTGAAACAGCGTCAGTGCACCCCTTGAGTCCGTTGCCTGAACAGTAGCTGTAAACTTGAGCTCATTTTTTTCTCATCATCCAGCTAAGACCCATCCTCAATCATCCATGTATGTCTTCACACGCTTCTCAGCGAACTTCTTAATTGGATAACACGATTTCTGAATGAAAGAAGATACCTAGCTTAAACCGAATGAGAAATTTAATTAAACACAAGTAGTACCAAACTGGATTAATAACTAGTACCAAATATTAACACTGGAGAGAAACTGTAGCAAACTCCAATCACGCCTCGCCATGAAGACCAAGACCTGTGCCATGCCATCGATCTTGCTGCGCCAGGTCTTAGACACAGACTCCTATAATAACATGTCAACAGAAGGGATGAAATGTGAAACAACTTGACAGCTCGTGCAGAAGATAGAAGTAGTAGAACAGAGACAAGTCAGCCAGGGAAGTAAATACAAGACATCATATCTCAGTGTAAGTAAAGCCTCACGATGGTTTGTTATGACACAATAGAACATCTGGCAATGAACAGAGAAATATGATCATGCATATGAGTTTCCATGATAAAATATTCTCCATAATTCTGGCATCACAGTATGTCAGTATACATGGTTCTGTCATTCATGCAGGATGTCCAGACTCGCTCATTGATATAGATCCTATTCACTAAAGGACTAAACTCTAGAACAATGCAATAATGCCATTTGGATCCATCTTTGTTCGTGGACTTACATGGAGGAAAAGACACTTACATGGAGCATGTCAATATCTTCTTCATGGACCCGGGACTCGCTCACTGATCCGGTGCTGGCGGCTGGCCACCGGGCGGCTGGTAGACTCGGGACACTCCTTACTAGCACCGGCACGAGCGCCGGCCACTTGGGCGTTGTGGGCACCTAGCAACTGACCTCCTGGGCGTCGAAACCGTCCTCTCGCACGCACCTCCAACTCGCAATCGACGACATAGACATGGAGAAGCAACGCGCCGACGACCACCGAAACACGCGCCGGCGACGCCCCCCATCGACTCCTTAATTTATCCTCCAAGTACCATTTCGTCCGCCTCCTCCAACCTACTGCACCATCGCTGAGACGGCACTGGCTGCACGTCGCGATGACCTCCAAGCACCGCTCCCGTAACCGCCTGGTTGGCTTGGCCGCCTTGCCAAGAGAGGAGGATGGCGCCCTGGATCTTGGATCCACGGCGAGGCCAAGGGCCAAGGTCACTGCCGTCGGGAAAGTCTTGGGGAAGGGGACGGCGGGTGGGGGAAATCATGCCGTCATGTCCATGGGAAAGAAGTCTAAATAACCCCCTAGGTATTGGGTTTGGGGCAGAGACCCCCCTAACTTTAAAATGGAACACTTCACCCCCCTAACTATGCAATACCAGGCAATTGACCCCCTCCACGCAATGCAAGCGGTTTCGCTGGGCGGTATACCTGACGTGGAGCGGTTGTTGCAGCGTCTTCCTCTTCGTCGATGGTAGAACTCGCCGGCACCGAGGAGGATGTCCTCCGGCTCCAGCTCCAGGTCCATGTGAGAAGACCGCTTTTTTCTTTGGAGAATTTTTTGGCAGAGCCAATGGTCAGCAATTTTCCTCATCGGAGATCGACCCGCCGGATGTGATGAGCAGGCAGAGATCGGGGTCCAGTTCGCGAGCGTCGGTTCCAGCGGGACGAGACTGAGGCGGCGGAGCTCTCCCCCTCCGCGGCGGCCTCGTGCTTCCTTTTTGGCGGCTTGGCGGCGCCAAGGGGCAACTGGCGTCCGGCGCTTGTGGACCTGGGCTCTTTCGTCATCTGCACCACGGGCAGCAGCAACGGAGGCAGAGGGGAACTCTTCCCTGTGGCGATTCCACTAGATACGGCGCCACCGGCGGAGCACACAACCTTTGTTCCTCAGCTTCTAAGACGACTGCGCCGGCGGCGACTCAGCAGAGTAGTCAGCAGCGCCGTTCGTCGTGCCGTCCATGTCGGTGGCCGCTGCTGCTCGAGATGGGAGCGCCGCGACCTGGAGAGGGAGCAGGGGCAGAGGAGGGACTGCGCCGGCGGTGGCTTGGCGGATGATTCAACGGCACCGTTcgccatgtcgtccatgtcggtTGCCGCTGCTGGAGATCGCCGCGACCTGGAGAGGGAGCTGGGGCAGAGGAGACGTACTGGTCGGCGTAGGTTGAGGAGAGAAGAGATTAAAGAAAATAAAATTCATGTAATATGTGGGCCGTTGATGTCAGTCTAAGGCATGAGGATTCAACAGTGCCACGGTGGCTTAAACCATTGTCCACGTCAGGGATACCGCTAGTGAAACCGCTTGCTTCGTGTGAAGGGGGTCAATTGCATGGTATTGCATAGTTAGGGGGGGTGATGTGTCCCGTTTTAAAGTTAGGGGGTTCTCTGTCCCAAACCCAATACCTAGGGGGGTTATTTAGACTTATCTCTGTCCATGGCGTTGGGGATGGGAGAAAGATCggcggcggcaaccctcaggtcgtctttgtttttttttatttgacGAGCGAAAATTACCAGAGGTATGTAACATACCGGCCATGTTTTGGAGAGTGGTATGATTTTTTTTGGACCATTAGATGAACGAAAATTAAGGGCTCTTATTCATTTGAGGGTACAACAAAACAACTCAAGAAGAATCTCCCAGGACACCCCAAACATTTTTGGTCAAATTAATTGCATCCTGCTCCTCACATCACCCTGATGAACACAAAACATCCTCTAAAAAGGAATAGAACGTTTTTGTTCTCACATGACTCAGGAGTCGTCTAACAAATCTTACACAAAGCCCTAAACAATATAAAACGGAAGTACTGATTTTTGCAGTAAGAAATTTCGAACATTTAATCACAGATTATCATGCTCCTCACATCATTCAGATGAACACAAAAAAAGGAGCGCGAAGAAACCACTAGATCTGTGACTAAGCACGCCCGCGCGCGCGTGTGTGTGGGGAGGAAAGAATCAAACGGCAACGAACACAGCCTCGACCATTCTATAGATTTTGCTCTGGTTAGATGAGAGAAGAGGCGTAAAATAGAAACAACATGTAGACGCCAAGACCGGCAACGAAGCACATGAAACCAATCAGCTGCCACAGTTTGAGGAATCCCCACCAGAAGCAGCAACAGAAACTGGGGGAATGAGAAACCTAGGGAGGAGCCGAAGTAGGTGGATTGAATTTGGGAAAATAACCATAGGAGAAAGAATAATAGAAAGAGAACAAGTAACGGAAGAAGGCGCTGTCGAGCGAAACATTGGATCAGCCCAGAAACAACGGGAGCGGCATGCGTCGAGGTAATAGCTGGCACAACAAGCATCAAATAGGAATCCCCCATTTTTAAGAAGGGGCCAGGGAAAGTGGTTATAAATTCAGAGCAACCACGAAATCCTATTTAAATTATGCAACATGACTAGAAAGCTTTATTTGATTAGCCTTCTTTCCTTGTTCttttttagtacaactttgttatGCTTTTGCAATGGTGAGTGACCAATCTTATTCGAGAAAAAATTAGCTTAATTTTCAGTCAAATGATATCATCAAATTTCACTTCCAATTTAACTTGCAATAAACACAAAGAAATATAACGTTAGGGTGCAATTTTCTCAGTTACAATCCAGCTCGTGACTACCACTAATTACGAAGCAATCAAATGGCCGAGACCATTTTTTTCTCAATTGCATCTCACAGGTAGCATGAATCAGGACGCAATCCAATGGTTCGTAAGTTTAGTAGGAAAGTCTACATTGAATTAGCAAAACCGTTTGTAGTATATTCCTTATTTATTTCTAATCTTGATTGACGATGGTTGTTGCTCTCGTATGTCTCGTTTGAGTGCTTGTAATCTCCGCTTTTGTTACTTTTACATTTCATTTTACTTTTGTTGAGAATCATGAATAGATTGCTGGACTTTTCGCAAAAAATACCCTAACAAATTATTAGAGAGTATATAATCGAGTCTTTGTCAAACGTGCACACACATAATCTTACATTGCAAGGGACAGATCAATCGATCACGGATATGGATCGACCATCTCATTTATTACCTTGTGCTTACACATTTGCACGTCACACAACAACTATACATCATATAAAAACAATATACAAGCAAAGATACTCAATCACACGCACTCTTGAGCAGGCATTGGGAACACACATACGACCCGGCCCCTATTGTTTCTGCAGCGCGCAAAAACTATAGATGCAGACAGACGCACCATACGCATGTAGTGAACTAGTGATAGGAGCGCATGATATGTCGGTACGAAACCAGGATTAATGCAAACAAAACGTATCTAGGCTACGTCGACGACGGGGACGAAGGGCGTGGCGAGGAGCATCAGCGGCGTGCTGCGGCGCACGCCCAGGCCGGGCGCCTCCTCCATGTCCACCTCAACAACGCCCTCGGGAAGCGACCAGTTGAAGTGGTAGAGCAAGGCAACGAGGGCGAGCTCCATGCTGGCCAGCCCGTAGTTGAACCCGGGGCACATCCTGCGGCCGGCGCCAAACGGAAGAAACTCGTAGCTGCTGCCCGTGAAGTCCATGGCGCCGTCCTCAAACCGCTCTGGCCGGAACTCCTCGGCGGCGTCCCAGTACCTGTGGTCCCGCCCGATGGCCCATGCGTTGATCACCACGCGCGACTTGGCCGGGATCGTGAACCCTTCAAGCTCGCACACATCGATGCTCTCCCTAGGCACCAGCAGAGGTGCTGGCGGGTGCAGCCGGAGCGCCTCCTTGATCACCAGCTTAAGATACCGGAGGTCGCTAGCTTGCAGGTCGGCCTCGGTCACCATGGACTTACCCTTGAACGCCTCGCGGATCTGCCCCTGCAGTTTCGCCATTACCGCCGGGTTCCGCATCAGCTCAGACATACCCCACTCCATTGCCGACGCCGACGTCCCCGTCCCACCGGCGAACATGTCCAAGATGATGGCCTTGATCTTGCTATTGTCTAGGTGGAACCCGAAGCCGCCTTTCCCCTGCAGGCCGATGAGCACATCCGTGAGGTTCTCGTCGACATTCTCGGTGGCGCCGGCCTTGATTTTATTGGCACGGGCGATGTTCCTCTCATCGATGATCTCCTCCAGGATGGCGTCCACCGTCTTGTGGATGCCCTGGAGGCTGCGTCTCATGCCAGTGACGGCGGCTAGCACTGTTGTCCATGTCGGGAAGAGGTCGGGGATGTTAAAGCCGCTCGCTAGGCTCACACCGGACTTGATGGCTGACATGAACTCCCCCgcgttcttcctcttcttcccgaaTGCCGCCCGCGCAACGATGTTGTTGGTAGTGCTATGGAACATCACGCTCAGGTTCACCGGCATCGATAGCCCCGTCGCGTGGATCTGCTCCACCAGCATCCCCACCTGCATGCATGCACGATCCATTGTCAGAGATTAAAACATGCCTTACTACATATTTCATGTACATCTGCATTCTTGTCAACTGTTGCCAGATACGGACATGACTATGCCTTAGTTAGTTCACGTACGTGACCGTTATATGGTAAATTACTTGTCTTTTCACTCCCGTTACAATCGGGTAACCATGTAGTACTTGTAGTACTGTAAGTTCAGTAATTAATCTGGCATCTTTAGCTGCCACCTTCAACGAATAATTAGATAATACCAGGTTGGATGTTCGTATATATACCTCGTCCTCCCTGATGTGGCGGAAGGAGAGCACGCGCTTGGGGCTGAGGATCTCGGCTGCGCAGAGCTGGCGGAGCTTGCGCCAGTAGTCTCCGGAGGGGGAGAAGAGGATGTCAGCCCACTCGTAGCCGACGATCTCGCCAGCGAGGAGCTTGGGACGCGTGGCGAAGTTGGTGTCGTGGGTCTTAAGCACCAGCCGCGCCGTCTCCTTGGACGACGCCACCACCAGCGGCGTCTGCCCCAGCTGCAACATCATGAGTGGGCCGTACGCATCGGCGAGGTCTTTCAGTGCCCGGTGCGGCAGCACGTTCACCAGGTGGTGCATGCTGCCGATCACCGGCAGCTTCCATGGCCCCGGCGGCGCCCTCTCGCTGATTGGGTTCAGCGCCACCTTCAGTACCTGCAACAGCGCCACcgctccggcggccagcagcaccGAGAGGAGAAACAGCTCGTCCATGGCTGTAACAAGCCAAGTCAGCTAGCTAGCAATAGTGAGTAGTGACTAGGAGCTTGTGAGACAAGTGTGAGTTGATCTGCTTGTGGTGGCGGGGTATATATAGCTCAGGGTGGAGGAGGGACGCAACACCTAACCAATTGTTTAGTTCAGAGCGACCTGTGAACTCGTGAATATTGCGTGTGGTGTGGTTACTGGTTAGCACATGTCCTTTCTCTAAGCTCGATCAGCAATAATTAAGATCGAATACATGCATGGGTGGACGACCTTTCCTGCTGTGTTAGTCCAGCCAAAAATATCCATATATGGCCATATATGCACACATCAAATCAGGCGATTTTTTTAAATAATATTATCCTCCATCCCAAATTAGTTGTCTCAAGTTTGTTAAAATATGGATGCATCAAGATactaaaacatgtctagatacatccatatttaaaaaaaattggGACAACtaatttgggacggagggagtacattttttGTTATTTTCAGAAATAATACTCGGTTTCAATCCTTGTCACGAATAATACACTATTGGGGACACGTACCCCGATTAGAAGGAATCGGGAACAGCAAATCCGATTAGAGGTAGTCGGGATAGGCTACCCCAAATTCTTCTAATTCTCTGCGCCGCGTGAGGCTGCCCTCAGCTTTTTGCACTAATTCGGGTAGAGGAACCCGATTTCTTCCAATTGGGAAAGAGAAACCCGATTTCTTCCAATTGAGATAGAGGAACCCGATTTCTTCCCACTACTCGGGGTAGAGAAACCCGATTACTTTCAATTGGGCTAGAGGAACCCAACTATTTTCAATTGGGCTAGAGGAACCCAACTATTTCCAATTAGGGTAGAGGAACCCAATTATTTTTAATTGGGGTGGGCTCCACGCAGTTTCCCTACTACTCGGGTGTGTTACCACGATACATTTTAATCAGGGTACTAGtccccgacggtgtattatttgtggaaaattttgaaatcgagTATTATTTCTGGACATAAAGAAAAAAACgtattatttttaaaaaaatgGCCATCAAATCACATACTTATTGGTGAAAAATAATTTGTTGAGAACATTTACGTATAATATCATATTTTGAAACTTACCGATAGCTCGTATGTATTCTCAGGCAGTTAATTGTAGATAATCATATACTGAAGTATTTGGGTCAATATATTAATATTATAGTATATCAAATAATATATACAAGCTAGGAACCAAGTAACCATATATCTTAGCTATCGTACTAAGGAGGTGATGCCCAGAAGCAGTTGAATTATACATACAACATGTGCACGCACGTACCGCGGCGCCTGTTCAATCGTGATCCACATTGTGTGTTTGATCCGGTGATTGGGTTGGGATTGGGAGAAGATTTTTTTGTCTGGTTAGAGATATTGTGCTTTCTTATCGTCTGTTAGACGAGGACGATACTGATCGCATGCATTAGTTTAAATAAACAGAGATAAGTGTACTACTGCAATTAACATGTGTTGAAGTTTCTCGGAAAATACACAAACACTACCACTACAGGAATGCACCTCTATgccgacggccggctgccctcggcgtagccacgcctggccctcggcgtaggctacgccgacggcagccctcggcatacctCGTTGGCGTCCAGGTCCCTCGGCGTAGCTcggctggccctcggcgtagcagtaGCCGTCGGCGTCCTCGCTCTATGCCGACGGTGAAGAATACCCTCGGCGTtgatgccgtcggcgtagcgtggcGGCGCGCCGTCGACGTTAACGGAGCGGCTGGAGACGCCGACGGCCCATCCCCTCGGCGTAGAGAGACGGGAGAGGCGACGTGGCGCACGGAGGTGCACCGTAGCCataggctatgccgagggcaaccccctcggcGTATGGATGATCATGCATGGACACGGAGGCGACGTGGCGCACGGAGGCGATCCGCAGCGAcaggctatgccgagggcaaccccctcggcGTATGCATGATCATGCATGGACACGTGCCGCCACCACGGAGCAtcggtctacgccgagggcaaccccctcggcaTAGACCTGACCATATGGTCTATGCCagggtctatgccgacggcattgccctcggcgtaggcctGCCATATTTTTTTTTCCTGTTTCAGCCAATTCAATTGCAATGCAGTTCCAATTCAATTGCAATGCAGTTCAGCAGGTCCAATTCATCCAAATTCATCCAAAATCGACCAAATTCGCCATAATTCACCAAAATAGCATATAATTcacatagtagcatacatggtgcacatagtagcatacaagaggagagcggagagtgccatgtcatccaaatacatagtagtagcaagcaaaccctagttctaagctgactagcggaggaaggacccgggcggggtgtgtccgcccacatcgttggcgaaacgagcagcccggggttgcgctccggtagaagctgcagaagaaccacctggagaaggaccggtgctacgcccaggagaagtcgacggagaggcaccgggagtagtcccaggagtagtcgacggagaggcaccagcagaacgcccaggagaccgaccaccttcatgaaccggtgtgacctcgcgcccacccggcgatgcctggttcccggaccatcccgttccctacgtgttccctacatgttagcaacttgcgaggcaaaggaaagtggtaactaccggtttggcaaagaacttaactccggtgtggatccgtagtaagtcgcagcgaaagctgccttcgatggcatgataggcatgtcccccgccacggtaactcgagccggtggcggtgtaccagtagacatagagatcatcatttcctgcaagataggttacaaCTTAGGCTttttgcagaaataaagcatcaaactgagacttgtcatctacttgcgagaagaaagattcagacttactcctatgtacgccatgtaggccgtattctgcctattccactgcgcagcggcctgctgatacgcttcattgcaggcttcgaaggccgcctcgaactcaggctacaatttcagaaacaatgaatctcgtaaacacttagccatgtaggaaggaaaaccggaaagaggatgaaaatgaggaaaacttacatcgtaggcgggtggacgagcaggccgtggacgaggctgggggctgtcggcggtgagggtatgcttgagacgcgtgtagctcgtggctggggtaggcttgaccgccttattcagaaaggggtaacggccatgcggacgcccgcgccccgacaggaccaacgactcctcgtcgaccggaatgctcaaggggtcatccacctcggggtgacgagacttgaccatgtcgcagtagtcctccttggcggccttggcattgccgtagtactgtggctgaggcaatgcgggattgggcttcttcttcgtccgcatcatgtcatatatctgggcatcatgaagcaccaccccaggtgCTGCCTCGGCCACCTGCATCGCGAAAAGAAAAGTTATGCGTACCACAAATGTAACATGACGGGAAATGAAAGaaggtcgttccatgtatatacataccatTTTCCCCTTGTAGCGGGTGTAGTCGCGGTTTCCCGCGTagtgtgtgccaccggtgcctcggttctccatgttccgcctcgacacggctgcaaactcctcatcctccctgagccacctcgccctaatcagctcctcccatgcctccctatgctgctcggcccactcgggacaaacctgaaaacgcaatactcaactcaagataatccaatgaaaacttagcagcaatgtagaatctcattgacattttactcaccgacatgtactcctcaatggtcattgcccattcATCTGTAGGCTGGTTACCAACATAGTACTCCTTcttgaccctcttacccttgttagcccagaaggcactaagtatttggtgaacttgtggttgtaccactgctgcggtgtcaacctctcgcaagcgccacgcaaagtgagacgcgcctgcgtgtcatgctccgggtccacacggtagaagcacttcaatcatgcataaatgagttgtgaaagtcatgagttagcacattagggtcattaactatgaacggtgctcgagaaatatatgccttacccagaacttggtggtcacagcctcggcggtgtcgcgaagcctacggcagggggcatcctcatagtccgcccaagtagtggctagcttcgtcGCGCCACCGGGGACCGTGCTAAGGGGAGTGTATCTGCGGGCCGAACTTCTTAATCGAGCCCCAAGCAAGCTGTTAGGCATGCGGGGGGCTTGGCATCCCATGTCCGATTCTTtgcaaataaatcacacattagtacacatgccaaattgtttattatgcccaagatgaaaatacatgttcgaaatttctgaagtagtacacttactcatcgctcgaaggaatgataagggccttgtcatcatgggtcttcggctccttcctcgcatcggggactctagcttctccacgaagcttcaagggcttcggcgcacccccatcctccatcacctccaactcagccctagagtccgactcgtgtgtagactctgcctccatctccacctccccactagacggaccctctaggaacaactcaggagccacgtcgccgagagcggagggtggctcgtcaaagtccatgtgtaccccggcgccacctcgtcctccacctcgtcctcctcgtcctcctcgtcctccacctcgtcctcctcgtcctcctcgtcctcgtcctccatcggtaccaTCGTCGTAACGCGGATTGCGCACCGGGGCTCGATCACTCCGTCTAGTGGGTGGTCTAGGAATATTCCTCTTCACT
It includes:
- the LOC127292934 gene encoding premnaspirodiene oxygenase-like, translating into MDELFLLSVLLAAGAVALLQVLKVALNPISERAPPGPWKLPVIGSMHHLVNVLPHRALKDLADAYGPLMMLQLGQTPLVVASSKETARLVLKTHDTNFATRPKLLAGEIVGYEWADILFSPSGDYWRKLRQLCAAEILSPKRVLSFRHIREDEVGMLVEQIHATGLSMPVNLSVMFHSTTNNIVARAAFGKKRKNAGEFMSAIKSGVSLASGFNIPDLFPTWTTVLAAVTGMRRSLQGIHKTVDAILEEIIDERNIARANKIKAGATENVDENLTDVLIGLQGKGGFGFHLDNSKIKAIILDMFAGGTGTSASAMEWGMSELMRNPAVMAKLQGQIREAFKGKSMVTEADLQASDLRYLKLVIKEALRLHPPAPLLVPRESIDVCELEGFTIPAKSRVVINAWAIGRDHRYWDAAEEFRPERFEDGAMDFTGSSYEFLPFGAGRRMCPGFNYGLASMELALVALLYHFNWSLPEGVVEVDMEEAPGLGVRRSTPLMLLATPFVPVVDVA
- the LOC139838989 gene encoding uncharacterized protein translates to MENRGTGGTHYAGNRDYTRYKGKMVCIYMERPSFISRHVTFVVRITFLFAMQVAEAAPGVVLHDAQIYDMMRTKKKPNPALPQPQYYGNAKAAKEDYCDMVKSRHPEVDDPLSIPVDEESLVLSGRGRPHGRYPFLNKAVKPTPATSYTRLKHTLTADSPQPRPRPARPPAYDPEFEAAFEACNEAYQQAAAQWNRQNTAYMAYIGEMMISMSTGTPPPARVTVAGDMPIMPSKAAFAATYYGSTPELSSLPNR